The nucleotide sequence GGAGCTCGGCCGCGCAGTTTTGCCGGTGGGCAGCCTCGTTGCGGCAAAGCTCGCCGTCCTGCCGAAGCTGGTTCAGCACCGCGAGGCTATTGAGGCGCGTCTCGTTTCCGAGTTCGTCCTGCGCCATCGTCTGAAGTTCGGCGAGCCACGCCTCAAAGATCGTCGGTTGAACGCGGTCGGTCCGCATGTTGCCGTCCCAGTCGCGCAGCCATTCCAGCGCCTGACGGCTGAGGTCTCCGCTGGGCAGCGTGCCCAGCAGGAAGGGTTTGAGGTCGCGCCACACCAGGCTAAAGGTATCGAGCTGCACCTGCCGCACGTCCTCCACGGTGAGCCTGCTGGTCCGGGCCGTGAGCAGGTCGGTGATGCGCTGGGCGCGGTAGGGCTCGGCCCAGTTGCGGCGATTGCCCAGGAGATAGGGGTACTCCTCCGGCACCACCTTGTTGTTTGCCGTGACAACCAGCCCGTCGGCAGGATTCAAGGTATGGGGCAGCTCCTCAAAGGGAATAAAGCCCTGCCATTCCCGCGAGCCGTCGCCAGGCACCGGAAGGGAGCCGTCCCAGCCCCGGCGGATGGGCACCCGGCCAGGCGCGTAGTAGCCGGTATTGCCCTCTACATCGGCGTAGACAAAGTTCTGGCTGGGGGCCACGTACTTCTTGAGGGCCCTGACGAAATCGGACCAGTTCTGCGCGTAGTTCAGCTCCAAAAAGGCGTCCAGGGTGGTGTCTCCGGGTTGCAGCGCCGTCCACTTCAGCGCCACGCGCGGCCCCACCTCGCCCGCGCCGACGCCGCTGATGATCGGGCCGTGTTCGCTCTCGCGGATGGTGAGGCGGACGTCCTCTCCGCCTTTGACCCGGATGATCTCGGTGCGCTCGGTGAGCCTCGCGTCTGCGGGTTCGATGTAGAGGTCCTGCACGTCGGGGTTGACGTTGGTGACGCCCCAGGCAACGCGCTCATTGCGCCCGATCACGATGCCGGGCAGCCCCGGGATGGTCGCGCCGATCGCCCTGAGCTGCGGTCCCTGTATGTCCGCCAGATACCACAGCATCGGACTGGTGAGGGCCAGGTGCGGGTCATCGGCCAGGATGGGCTGGCCGCTGGCCGTGCGGCTTCCTGCGATCACCCAGTTGTTGCTGCCCTTGCCCGGCACCCCTTCCATCCCCAGCGCACGAGCGGCGCCGAGGTGCGCTTCCAGGGCGCGGAGCGTCGCTTCGGGAAGGACTGCCGTCTCATCCGCCGCGGGCACAGCCGGGCCGCTTCTCCCCAGTTCTCCCCGGCTGAGGATGGTGGGGCCGCTGGCCGGGTAGGGGGGCAGCACGGCATCCAGGCCCTCCCGGCCCAGGCGCTTGACGGCGCGCATCCCCAGGATCTCCTCTTCCCAGTTGCCGCCCAGATCGTAGGCCATCAGCTTGCTCCAAGCGATGGAGTCCACCTCCGTCCAGGGTTCGGGCGTGTACCCCAGGATGCGGAACTCGGGGGCGACCTTGCCCTGCCTCAGGCCCGCGTTCACACCCGCGGTGTAGGCCCGTACCATCCGCCGCGACCGCTCCGACAGGGCCGGAAGCGCGGTCTGCGCCGCGCGGTAAAAGCCCCAGGTTCGCAGGAACCGGTCCTGAGGAAGCGCGGCTTCGCCCAGCACCTCGGCCAGCCGCCCCTGCGCCACGCGGCGCTGGAAGTCCATCTGCCACGCCCTGTCCTGCGCGTGCACGAAGCCCAGCGCAAAGAGCGCGTCCTCGTCCGAGCTTGGCGCGCGGATATGCGGCACGCCCCACGCGTCCCGCGTGACCGTCACCGGCCCCCGGAGCCCCGCCAGCGTCACGGTGCCCGCCGTGCGCGGCGTCGACGTTACCTTAAGCCACACCACCACGGCGAGCGCCGCCGCGAGCAGCAGGAGAATCAACCACAGCAGGCCACGTCCCAGCCGACCAAGTAACCGCATTCTGCCTCCTTGTTGAACCAGGTTCAGAATACGGCGGGGAGGTGAGCCTTAGCCCCGGCGCCGCTGTGCCAGCACGGCCCCCCCCAGAATGAATGCTCCGCCCAGCACCACGCTTGGCCGCAGCGGCTCCGCCAAAACCGCACAGGCGAGCAGCACGGTAAACAGCGGTTCCAGCGTCCCCAGCAGGCTGGCGCGGGCAGCACCCAGGCGGGCAACAGCCCCGTACAGGGCGGGCACGGCGACCAGGGTGGCGAGGACGGCCATGCCGAGAACCGCGCCCCACTGCGCGGGGGTGCCGGGAGCGTGCAGGGTGCCCTGGGCCGCGGCGAGCGCGGCAAAATACAGGCTGCTCACCAGGGCCATATGCCCGGTGGAGGCGAGGGGTGACACCCCGGTCAGCCAGCGCTCGGAGGCGAGCAGGTACAGGGCGTACAGGGCACCCGCGCCGGCCCCCAGGGCGAGGCCGAGCGGGTTGCGGTCTCCTGCGCCGGGCACGCCCACGACCAGCCCCAGGCCAAGCGCCGCCAGGGCGACCGCGCCCAGCCGAGCCGCGTCCGGCCTGCGGCCCGTCAGCCATCCGAACAGGATCACGAAGGCGGGCGCGAGGTACAGCAGCAGCCCTGTGGTGCCCGCCGTGATGCGCGAGAGCGCTCCGAAGTAGCAGGTGGTTGCCAGCGCGTACAGCACGCCGGTAGCGAGGAGGGGCCCGCGCTCCCGCCAGGTCAGACCCCGTCCCGCCAGGGGCAGCAGCACCAGCGCCACCAGGCCAAAGCGCCAGGCCAGCAGGCTGAAACTGCTGATGCCCGCCGCGGTGCCCAGCTTGCCCCAGATCCCCAGCGTGGAAAAGCCCAGCGCGGCCACCAGCGCGAGGCCTAGGCCCAGGCGAGCGGGGGAGGGCGGAGCAGGCACAGCGGGGCTGGCAGTCATGGAATCAGCGTACCGTCCCCAGGCGGTGGCGGCGCTTTGGCGTCTACCCCACCTCTCGGCTCCTCCCGGCTGCGCTAGCTTCGGGCACGTGACGCCGGATCCTGCTTCCCGCCCGCCGGTGCCCTGGCGGGTGGTGCTGCCCCTGCCGATGGCTGCGCTCGACTTTGCCGCGCCGCACGGGTACGGGGCGGCCGTCCCGGTGGGCTGCCGCGTGCTGGTGCCCTGGCGGGGCGAACTCGCCGCTGGCCTGGTGGTGGGAGAGGGAGAAGGCCGCTCCTCCCACCGCCTGCGCGAGGCCGTGCATGTCCTCGATGACGAGGAAGGCCCCTGGGTTCCCCCCGCTACCGTACAGGCCATCAGCGCCTGGGCGCGCGACGCTCGGGTTCCGGCCGGACTGGTCTGGAGTGACCTGCTGGGCACGGGGTGGGAAGCGCGGGTCGAACACCGGGTGCGGGCGGTACCGGGCGCGGATCTCAGCGCCTTTGCCCGTCACGTGCCCACGACGATCTGGACGGACGCGGGAGCTTTTGCGCCGCCCCTCCTCGACGCCATCCGCGAGCAGGGCCTGCTGGAGGAGGCGTTTTGGCCCACCGTCCGCACCCGGAGCGTGGTGCGGGCCCGGCCCCTGGCGGAGGTGCCCGCTGCGGCCCGCACCGTGACCGTCCTACAGGCCGCAGCGGAACCGCCCGCGGGCCTCACGCCCAAGGGCCGGGCCGCGTGGGCGTGGTTGGAGGCGCACGGTCCGCAGGACAACCTGAGTGCCTGGGCCCGCGGCGCGGGTGTGAGCGCGAGTGTGGTGACGAACGTGCTGAAGGCGGGTGGAGCGCAGTACGTGCCGCAGGAGGTGCCTCCACCCCCCGCCTGGACCTGGCTGCGGGAGCGCGGCCCGGTGGAGACGCTGAGCGACTGGGCCAGCGGTGCGTCCGCCGACGGCATTCCCCTCTCGCCCACGCTCGCGGGCACGCTGGCCCTGCGTGGCTGGGCGGACACCGTGCAGGAACCCGCGCCTCCCCCCTCCCTTCCCGAGCCGCAGGCGAACTGGACCACCTCCGACCCCGACCGTCTGCCGGAAGCCCCGGCCTGGCGGCTTCATGGCGGGCGGCCCGCGTCCCGCTTCCGCACGCTCGCGCCGCGGGTGGCCCGGCTGCTCACCCAGGGGCGCGGAGTGCTGGTGCTCGCGCCCGACCACGCGACCCTGCGCCGCGCCTGGGAGGGCCTCTCCGGCCTGGCCGTTCCCGCCGGAACTCGGGCCGTTCAGCTCAGCGGCGGCCTGAATGCGGCGCAGCGCGAACACGCCTGGCACCTGATTCGTTCCGGCGCGGCCCGGCTGGTCATCGGCAGCTACCTGGCGCTCACCGCGCCGCTCGCGGACCCCGCCCTGGTCCTCCTGCTGGAGGAGGGCAGCGACGCCTACAAGCTCGCGGGGGGGAGCCGCGCCTTTATTCCGGACCTGGCTGCTCGCGTCGCCGCCGCGCACGGTGCCGCCCTCGCCCTGGTCGGAAGCGTCCCCGCCGCCGAGAGCGTGCCTCTTCCCGGTGCGCTGTTGCCCCCCCCGAGGACCCGGGTGCACGTTGTGGACTACGCCAACCCGCCCGAACAGCCGGAACTTGGGCCGCTCTCCAGCGCGCACCTCACGCCCGGCGACCTGGGGTATCCCCTCAGCCACGACCTCACGCGGCTCTTGCGCCAGGTGCGGGAACGCGGGCGGCAGGCGGCGCTCCTCGCTCCCCGCCGGGGATACTCGGCCCTGCTGCGCTGCCCGAGCTGCGAGCACACGCCGCACTGCCGCCACTGTGACGTGCCGCTGCGTTTTCACCAGGCTGCCCGCCAGCTCACCTGTCACCAGTGCGGCTACCACGAGGCTTTGCCTGACCGCTGCGACGCCTGCGGCGAACGGATGTGGCAGGCCCGCGGTCCCGGGACCGAGTGGATCGCCGCCGAGGTGGCGCGCCTCGCTCCCGGCCTTCCCGTCTTCCGCTACGACCGCGACCGCCAGGATGACCTTTCTCCCCTCTTTGCCGGTGAGAGCGGCGTTGTGGTGGGCACCCAGCTGCTGCTCTCGAAGGACGCGCCTCCCAACCTCGCCCTGATCGGCGTGACCCTGGCAGATACCTGGTTGAACGTCTCGGATTTTCGCGCCTCCGAACGCTACCACCGCCTGCTGCGCCAGCTTGCCGAGTGGCATCCCACCCGCGCACCCCTCCTCGTCGTGCAGACTTTCCAGGCCAACCACCCCGCCCTGAGGGTGATGGTCGAGGGCCGCGACGCCTTGGCCTACCCCGCCGCAGAGGAACGCGCCCGCGCCGCCCTGGGCTATCCTCCACACGCCCGTCTTGCGCAGGTGGAGGTGGCGGCCCGTGATCCGCAGCGGGCGAAGGTCGCCGCGCAGGAAGTCTTTGACGCGCTGCACGGCGCGGGGGCGACCGCCGGGGAAGTGCTTGGCCCCGCCCCCAGCCCGGTCGCCCGGCTGCGCGGCGTGTACCCCTACCACCTGCTGCTGCGCGCCCGCGACGACGCCCGCCTGGCGCAGCTCCTCGCTACCCTGGATCGCCGCTGGACGGCGCGGGTGCGGGTGGACGTGAACCCGCGGGGGGGGCTGTAGGCACCCGTTGAGGCATCCTGGCTGCATCCCCGCCCCCTAATTCCTTCCTTCAGCTTCGCCGGGCCCGCTCTGC is from Deinococcus sp. YIM 77859 and encodes:
- a CDS encoding penicillin acylase family protein — encoded protein: MRLLGRLGRGLLWLILLLLAAALAVVVWLKVTSTPRTAGTVTLAGLRGPVTVTRDAWGVPHIRAPSSDEDALFALGFVHAQDRAWQMDFQRRVAQGRLAEVLGEAALPQDRFLRTWGFYRAAQTALPALSERSRRMVRAYTAGVNAGLRQGKVAPEFRILGYTPEPWTEVDSIAWSKLMAYDLGGNWEEEILGMRAVKRLGREGLDAVLPPYPASGPTILSRGELGRSGPAVPAADETAVLPEATLRALEAHLGAARALGMEGVPGKGSNNWVIAGSRTASGQPILADDPHLALTSPMLWYLADIQGPQLRAIGATIPGLPGIVIGRNERVAWGVTNVNPDVQDLYIEPADARLTERTEIIRVKGGEDVRLTIRESEHGPIISGVGAGEVGPRVALKWTALQPGDTTLDAFLELNYAQNWSDFVRALKKYVAPSQNFVYADVEGNTGYYAPGRVPIRRGWDGSLPVPGDGSREWQGFIPFEELPHTLNPADGLVVTANNKVVPEEYPYLLGNRRNWAEPYRAQRITDLLTARTSRLTVEDVRQVQLDTFSLVWRDLKPFLLGTLPSGDLSRQALEWLRDWDGNMRTDRVQPTIFEAWLAELQTMAQDELGNETRLNSLAVLNQLRQDGELCRNEAAHRQNCAAELQASLKRAVERLAARLGPDPAGWTYGRVHTVASHHRAFGEVAALAWLFNHSVPTPGGTNTVNVARPDPETLRQTHGPSYRQIVDLGDLNSSLYVGSLGQSGNPFGEHVTDQQRLWAAGEYLPMSTDEEDWGRTTTLTLLPQR
- a CDS encoding DMT family transporter; translated protein: MTASPAVPAPPSPARLGLGLALVAALGFSTLGIWGKLGTAAGISSFSLLAWRFGLVALVLLPLAGRGLTWRERGPLLATGVLYALATTCYFGALSRITAGTTGLLLYLAPAFVILFGWLTGRRPDAARLGAVALAALGLGLVVGVPGAGDRNPLGLALGAGAGALYALYLLASERWLTGVSPLASTGHMALVSSLYFAALAAAQGTLHAPGTPAQWGAVLGMAVLATLVAVPALYGAVARLGAARASLLGTLEPLFTVLLACAVLAEPLRPSVVLGGAFILGGAVLAQRRRG
- a CDS encoding primosomal protein N' codes for the protein MTPDPASRPPVPWRVVLPLPMAALDFAAPHGYGAAVPVGCRVLVPWRGELAAGLVVGEGEGRSSHRLREAVHVLDDEEGPWVPPATVQAISAWARDARVPAGLVWSDLLGTGWEARVEHRVRAVPGADLSAFARHVPTTIWTDAGAFAPPLLDAIREQGLLEEAFWPTVRTRSVVRARPLAEVPAAARTVTVLQAAAEPPAGLTPKGRAAWAWLEAHGPQDNLSAWARGAGVSASVVTNVLKAGGAQYVPQEVPPPPAWTWLRERGPVETLSDWASGASADGIPLSPTLAGTLALRGWADTVQEPAPPPSLPEPQANWTTSDPDRLPEAPAWRLHGGRPASRFRTLAPRVARLLTQGRGVLVLAPDHATLRRAWEGLSGLAVPAGTRAVQLSGGLNAAQREHAWHLIRSGAARLVIGSYLALTAPLADPALVLLLEEGSDAYKLAGGSRAFIPDLAARVAAAHGAALALVGSVPAAESVPLPGALLPPPRTRVHVVDYANPPEQPELGPLSSAHLTPGDLGYPLSHDLTRLLRQVRERGRQAALLAPRRGYSALLRCPSCEHTPHCRHCDVPLRFHQAARQLTCHQCGYHEALPDRCDACGERMWQARGPGTEWIAAEVARLAPGLPVFRYDRDRQDDLSPLFAGESGVVVGTQLLLSKDAPPNLALIGVTLADTWLNVSDFRASERYHRLLRQLAEWHPTRAPLLVVQTFQANHPALRVMVEGRDALAYPAAEERARAALGYPPHARLAQVEVAARDPQRAKVAAQEVFDALHGAGATAGEVLGPAPSPVARLRGVYPYHLLLRARDDARLAQLLATLDRRWTARVRVDVNPRGGL